The following nucleotide sequence is from Dyella sp. BiH032.
ACGAGTCGACCATCACCGGCACGCGTGCGATATCGGGCTCGGCGGCGATCAGATTCAGGAAGCGCGTCATCGCCGCCTCCGAATCGATCAGGCCTTCATCCATGTTCACGTCGATGATCTGCGCGCCGCTGGCGACCTGTTGGCGCGCCACCTCGACGGCTTCCTCGTAGCGCTCTTCCTTGATCAGCTTGCGGAACTGCGCGGAGCCGGTGACGTTGGTGCGTTCGCCGACGTTGACGAACAGCAGGTCCGGCGTGATGACCAGCGGTTCGAGGCCGGACAGACGGGTGTGGCGGATGGTCATCGGGTCAGGCGGCTTGAGCGGTGTCGTCGGTGGAGTGAAGTGCGCGCGGCGCGCAGCCGCGCACGGCATCGGCGATGGCTTGGATGTGCGCCGGCGTGGTGCCGCAGCAGCCGCCGACCAGGTTGAGCAACCCCTCGCGGGCGAAGCCGCCGATCACCGCGGCCATCTGCTCGGGCGTCTCGTCGTATTCACCGAAGGCGTTCGGCAAACCCGCGTTGGGGTGGGTGCTGACGAAGCAATCAGCGACCGTGGCGAGCGTCTGTACGTGCGGGCGCAGGTCGGCCGCGCCCAATGCGCAGTTGAGCCCCACGCTGAGCGGGCGGGCATGCGCCACGGAGTAATAGAACGCTTCCGCGGTCTGGCCGGACAGCGTGCGGCCGGAGCGGTCGGTGATCGTGCCGGAGATCATCACCGGCAGGCGCGCGCCGCGCTCGCGGAACAGCTCGCTGAGCGCGAACAGCGCGGCCTTGGCGTTGAGCGTGTCGAAGATGGTCTCGACCATGATCAGGTCCGCGCCGCCGTCCATCAGGCCGCTGGCCGCCTCGGTGTAGTTGGCGGCCAGTTCCTCGAAGGTGACGTTGCGGAAGCCCGGGTCGTTGACGTCCGGCGACAGCGATGCCGTGCGGCTGGTCGGGCCCAGCACGCCGATGACGAAGCGCGGCTTGTCCGGCGTCTTCGCCGTCCAGGCGTCGCAGGCGGCACGGGCAAGCCTCGCACCTTCGAGGTTCAGCTCGTAGGCCAGGTGCTCCAGGTGGTAGTCGGCCTGGCTGATACGCGTGCTGTTGAACGTGTTCGTCTCGACCAGGTCGGCGCCGGCTTCGAGGTAGGCCTCGTGTACGCCGCGGATGATGTCGGGCTTGGTCAGCGTGAGCAGGTCGTTGTTGCCCTTGAGGTCGCAGCCCGGATGGTCGTGATGATGCTCGTGCGAGCCGTCGCGGCCTCCGGCGAAGCGTTCGCCGCGAAAGCCTTCTTCGTCGAGCCGGTGGCCTTGCAGCATGGTGCCCATGCCGCCGTCGAGGATGAGGATGCGTTCGCGCAGCGCGGCTTGAAGCGCGGCGACGCGTTCGGGGTGGAGCCAGGGCAGGGCGCTCATGCGCGGTCTCCTTACGGCTTGCGTGCGAGCAGGCTGATCACCTCGAAATGAGGTGCCTTGCGCTCGCGGCTGAGACGGGTGCAGCTGATGACTTCCAGGCCGGCGCGGCGCGCGTGGCCGGAAAGCTCGTCCTGCGAGAAACCCAGGTTGCGGTGGTCGAATGGCTCCACCACGGCGCGGTGGTCATGCTTGCCCAGCGTCACGGCGAGCAGGCGGCCACCCGGGCGCAGCAGGCGCGAGGCCTCGGCCACGGCTTTGGCGGGATGCTCGGCATAGGTGAGGGCGTGCAGCATCAGCACAAGGTCGAAGCGGCGCTCGCCCAGATCCAGCGCGTGCATGTCGCCCTGGCGCACCTCGACGTTGGCGAATGGCTTCAGTCGCTGCGCCGCCGCTTCCGCCACGCGCTCGCTGGAATCGACGCAGACGATCGAGCGCGCATGCGGCGCCAGCAGCTCGGCGGTGATGCCGTCGCCGGAAGCGATGTCCAGCACGTCGCCGGTTTCCAGCAGCTGGAGCAGCGAGCGCGCCAAGGTTTCCCAGGTGCGGCCGGGCGAATAATGGCGCTCCATGTCGCCGGCGACCGTATCGGCCCAGCCGGCCTCGCTCGCGCGCTGCGCCAGCACGGCGGGCAGGCGCGCGGCGTCTTCGCGCAGCAGGGCGTCGTCGATGCTGTCGCGCAGGGAACGGATCAGGTCATGCTGGCGCTCGTCGCCCTCGGCATTGGCGCGGTAGTAGGCCGATACGCCGGCGCGGCGGTCGCGCACCAGTTCGGCTTCCTTGAGCTTGGCCAGGTGGGTGGAGACGCGCGGCTGCGCCAGGCGCAGGACGGCGGCGAGCTCCGCCACGGTCAGTTCCTCGCGTTCCAGCAGGGCCAGCAGGCGCACCCGCGTGGGGTCGGCCAGCAATCGCAGGACGCTGGAGGCGGTGGCTAGATCCACGCTGCATCCTTATATCGCGATAGAGAGATGCGTAAGGCTAGGGCGGGCGGCGTGGGGCGTCAAGAGGCGGAAGACCGCTGCGGTAGCGGCGGACGTTTGCATGCGGTGCGGGTGCGAACGGCAGTTCGCCGTGCCGTGCGCTCCTGAGCTTTCGCGAGACGCGCAGTCGCGCTCGTGCGGCACTCTGGCGATGCGATCGGCCCCCCTCTCTGTTGCAGCGCACACGGGCCTTTTTCACCTGCCCGCTAAAATGTCCGGCTCGCCTCATTCTTCTGCCCCGTTTCCGGAGTTCCCCATGGATTTCAGCTTTACCGAAGACCAGCTGTCGATTCAGTCCATCGCCCGCGATTTCGCGCAGAAGCGCATCGTGCCGGTCGCCGCCGAACTGGATGCCAAGGGCGAATTCCCGTTGGACAACATTCGCGAGATGGGCCAGCTCGGCCTGATGGGCATCGAGGTGCCGCACGAATACGGTGGCGCGGGCATGGACCCGATCGCCTACGTGCTGGCGATGATCGAGATCGCCGCGGCGGATGCGGCCACCTCGACCATCATGTCGGTGAACAATTCGCTGTTCTGCAACGGCATCCTCAAGCACGGCACGGAGGAGCAGAAGCAGAAGTTCGTACGCGCCATCGCGCAGGGCGAGGCGATCGGCGCCTATGCGCTGACCGAGCCGCAGTCCGGTTCGGATGCGTCGGCCATGCATACGCGCGCCACCAAGAACGCGAACGGCGACTGGGTCATCAACGGCAAGAAGAGCTGGATCACCTCCGGCCCGGTGGCGCGCTACATCATCCTGTTCGCCATCACCACGCCGGGCATCGGTGCCAAGGGCGTGTCGGCCTTCCTGATCGACACGCAGCTGCCGGGCTTCCACGCCGGCAAGACCGAGCCCAAGCTCGGCATCCGCGCCTCGGCCACCTGCGAGATCGAATTCACCGACTATGTGTGCCCGAAGGACTGCCTGCTGGGCGATGAGGGCAAGGGCTTCTCCATTGCGATGGGCGTGCTCGACGCCGGCCGCATCGGCATCGCTTCGCAGGCGGTGGGCATCGCCCGCGCCGCGTACGAGGCCACCCTGCAGTGGTCGCGCGACCGCAAGGCGTTCGGCCAGGCGATCGGCAGCTTCCAGATGACCCAGGCCAAGATCGCCGACATGAAGTGCAAGCTCGACGCCGCCACGCTGCTGACCCTGCGCGCCGCCTGGACCAAGGGGCAGGCCGAGAAGAACGGCGGCCGTTTCGGCACCGAGGCCTCCGTGGCCAAGCTGGTCGCTTCCGAGGCGGCGATGTGGATCGCGCACCAGGCGGTACAGATCCATGGCGGCATGGGCTATTCCAAGGAAATGCCGCTGGAGCGCTACTTCCGCGACGCCAAGATCACCGAGATCTACGAAGGCACCAGCGAGATCCAGCGCCTGGTGATCGCACGCGCGGAGACCGGGCTGCGCTGAGGTCTCTAGCAAGCGTCGAACGGGAACGCCCGGCGGGCGACCGCCGGGCGTTTTCTTTGGGGCGCCGGAAAGAAAAAGCCCCGGCCTTGCGGCCGGGGCTCCGGTAGTGCGAGTGGCGATCAGTGCCCGCGTCGCGGGTCCGAATCGAACGGCTTCATATCGCCGTCGCCGCCGCCGTGATGCGGCAGGTTGCGTGATGCCTCATCGAGCTTGTCACCCAGCGCACGGCGCACTACCACGTAGAACACCGGGATCAGCAGCAGGCCGAGGAAGGTGGCGAACAGCATGCCGCCGATCACGCCCGTGCCGATCGAGTGGCGGGAGTTCGCACCCGCGCCGGTGGAAATCGCCAGCGGGAACACGCCCAGGATGAACGCCATCGAGGTCATCAGGATCGGACGCAGTCGCAGGCGGGAGGCCGTGACCACCGCATCGAACAACGACTTGCCCTGTTGCTGCTGCTCGACCGCGAATTCCACGATCAGGATGGCGTTCTTCGCCGCCAGACCGATCACCGTGATCATGCCGATCTTGAAGTACATGTCGTTCGGCAGGCCGCGCAGCATGGAGAACACCACCGTGCCGAGCAGGCCCAGCGGCACTACCAGCAGCACCGCCACCGGGATCGACCAGCTCTCGTACAGCGCCGCGAGGCAGAGGAACACGATCACGATCGACAGCACCAGCAGCAGGGTGGCCGAGTTGCCCGCCAGGATTTCCTGGTAGGACTGGCCGGTCCAATCGGCGCCGAAGCCCTTGGGCAGGTCGTTGTCCACGATGTTCTGCAGCGCCGCCATGGCCTGGCCGGTGGAGTAGCCCTTGCCTTCGCTGGCCACGATCTCGACCGCCGCATAACCGTTGTAGCGGGTCAGGGCGGGCGAGCCGGTGCCCCAGTCGGAATGCACCACGCTGGAGATCGGGATCATGTTGTACGGATTGGTTGCCGAACGCGTCGTGCCGTTCGTGCCCGCGTTCGCCAGCGAGCTGGGCGAGAACACGTGCTGCAGCGCATCCGGCCCCATGCGGAAGGGCTGGTCGGCCTGCATGTAGACGCGCTTCACGCGGCCGCCGTACACAAAGTCGTTGACGTAGATCGGTGCCAGGGTGAGCTGGATCGCCGTGTATACGTCGCTGACCGAAAGACCCATCGACTCGGCCTGCACGCGGTCCACCTTGATGTCCCACAGCGGGGCATCGGGCAGCGAGTTCGGGCGCGTGCCCAACAGCGCCGGGTTGCCCTGGGACTTGCCCAGCACCATGCCCATGGCCTGCATCAGCTCGCCGTGGCTCTGGCCGGCGCGGGCCTGCAGGTACATGTCGATGCCGCCGAACTGGCTGAGGCCGCGGATGGTCGGCAGGTTCACCACGAAGATCTGGGCGTCGCGGATGCCATGCAGCACGCCGTTGGCCTGCAGGATCAGCTCATCGGCCGTGATCTTTCGCTCGCTCCAGTCCTTGAGCTTGATGAAGGCCATGCCCGCGCTTTCGCTCTGGCCCACGAAGCTGAAGCCGCTGATCTGGTACATGCCGACGATGGAGTCGTTCAGCGGGCTGTTCTTCAGGCGCTCGCGCATCTCGGCCATCACCTGCTCGGTGCGCTTGATGGTGGCGCCCGGCGGCAGGTTCACGATGGCCAGCGCGAAGCCCTGGTCTTCGCTGGGCACGAAGCTGGTGGGTAGCTTGGTGTACAGGAAGCCGGCGAGCGCAGCGATCAGCGCGAACATGATCATCCAGCGCGGCGCATGCCGCGCGGCACTGGAGATGTGGCCGCTGTAGGTGTGGGTGACCCAGTCGAACATGCGGTTGAAGCCGCGGTACACGACGTTCTTCTTCTCGTCGTGGGTCGGCTTCAGCATGGTGGCGCACAGCGCCGGAGTGAACGACAGCGCGAGGAAGGCCGAGAAGCCCATCGACACCGCGATGGTCAGCGCGAACTGCTTGTAGATCACGCCGGAGGCGCCCGCCTGCAGCGCGGACGGCACGAACACGGCCGCCAGCACCACGGTGATCGCCACCACAGCGCCAGTGATCTGGCTCATGGCCTTGCGGGTGGCCTCCTTCGGCGGGAGGTGCTCCTCGGTCATGATGCGTTCGACGTTCTCGATCACCACGATCGCGTCGTCCACCACGATGCCGATCGCCAGCACCATGCCGAACAAGGTCAGCTGGTTGATGGTGAAGCCCAGCCCGATCAGACCGATGAAGGTACCCAGCAGCGCGACCGGGATCACCAGGGTGGGGATGATGGTGGCGCGGATGTTCTGCAGGAAGATCAGCATCACCAGGAAGACGAGGATGATCGCCTCGACCAGGGTGTGCACCACTTCATTGATCGACACCTTCACGAACGGCGTGGTGTCGTACGGCGCGAACCAGGACACGCCCTGCGGGAAATCCCTGGCCAGTTCGTCCATCTTGGCGCGCACGGCGGTGGCCACGTCGAGCGCGTTGGCGCCCGGCAGCAGCTGCACGCCGAGGCCACCCACGGGCTGGCCGTTCCAGGTCGACACCAGGCCGTAGGTCTGCGGACCGAAGGACACGCGGGCCACATCGCTCAGGCGCACCACGGTGCCATCGCTGTTGGCGCGCAGGATGATGCCGCCGAACTGCTCGGGCGAGGAGAAGCGGCCTTCCGCCGACACCGTGGCGGTGAAGCCCTGGTCGGCCGGGGCCGGGTCGGCGCCCAGCGAACCGGCGGCGAACTGCACGTTCTGCGCCGCGACGGCGTCGCGCACCGCGCTGGCCGAGAGACCGTAGCCCTGCAGCTTGTCCGGATTCAGCCAGATGCGCACGGCGTACTCGGCACCGATCACGCGGGTGCTGCCCACGCCGGGGATGCGGCCGACCTGGTCGGCCACCTGCGAGGCAATGATGTCGGCCAGGCGGTTGCCGTCGATCTCCGGGTTGGTGGAGACCAGCGACACGAACATCAGGAAGTCCGGGTTGTTCTTCGCCACCACCACGCCCTGCTGGGTCACGGCGGTGGGCAGGCGCGGCTGGGCCAGCGAGACCTTGTTCTGCACCTGCACCTGGGCGATGTCGGGATTGGTGCCCGTCTCGAAGGTAAGGGTGATGGTCGCCGAGCCGTTGGCGTTGGAGGAGGAGCTGAAGTACAGCAGGTGATCGATGCCGGTGAGCTGCTGCTCGATCACCTGGGTGACGTTCTTCTCCACCGTATCCGCGTTGGCGCCGGGGAAGGTCGCCGACACCACCACCTGGGGCGGCGCGATGTTGGGGTAGGACTCGATACCCATGTTCAGCATCGCAATCGTGCCGACCATGGTGATGAGGATCGCTACCACCCACGCGAAAATCGGGCGGTCAATGAAAAAACTGGGCATGTCGATCGACTCCCGTCAGTGCTTGCCGGCCGCGGGCTGAGCGCCCGGCGCACCGTTCGGCGGAGCGGCGTCCTTGCCCGGCGTCCACGGCGACGCCTTGGCGGGGGCGCCCGGCTGCACGGCCTGGAGGCCCGACACGATCACCTGGTCACCCGTGGCAAGGCCCTGGGTGACGATCCAGTTGCCATTGCTCAGGTCGTTGGCGGTGATGTTCTTGCGCTCGACCTTGCCCTCCTGGTTCACCACCAGCACGTAGGCACCGGCGACGTCGCGGGCGACGCCCTGCTGCGGCACCAGGAACACGTTCTTCTGTTCGCCCAGGTTCGCCTTGATGGTGACGTAGGTGCCCGGCAGGAGGCGCTTGTCCGGGTTGGCCAGCTGCGCGCGCAGGCTCACCGTGCCGGTGGTCGGATCGACCGTGGCGCCGGAGAAGTCGAGCGTGCCCTGCTGGTCGTACTTGCTGCCGTCCGGCAGCACGATCTGCACGGTGGTCTTGTTCGGATCGCTGAGGGCGACATTGCCCGCGGCCTGGGCGCGACGCAGGCGGTCCAGGTCGGAAGCGCTGACGGTGAAATTGACGTACAGCGGATCGAGCTGGTCGACCGTGGTCAGCAGGGTCGAGCTGGCACCGGTATCGGCGCTGCCGTTGCCCACGATGGCGCCTTCGGTGACCTGCTGCTGGCCCGCGCGGCCATCGATCGGCGCGGTGACGCGGGTGAAGCCGAGGCTGATGCGCGCGCTTTCCACCGCGGCCTGCGCCTGCTTCACCGCGGCGGCCGAGCTGCGCTCGCTGGCTTCGGCGGCATCCAGGTCGGCCTGCGAGACATAGCCCTGCGGACGCAGCTGGCGCGTACGCTCGGCGGCCTTGTGGGCGTTGGCGTAGGTGGCCTGCGCCGAAGCGAGATTGGCCTGGGCGGAATTCAGGTTGGCCTGGTAGACCGAGGGATCGATCTCGAACAGCACCTGGCCCTTCTTGACGTCCGTGCCTTCCTCATAGACCCGCTTGAGCAGCACGCCGGCCACGCGGGCCCGCACGTCGGCGCTGCGGAAGGCGGAGAGGCGTCCCACCAGGTCCTTGTTGAGCGGAGCGGAGACCGGCTGGGCCTTGACGACACCCACTTCAGGGGGCGGCATCTGGGGCGGGCCTTGTTCCTTCTTGCCTCCGCAGGCGGCCAGCGCCAGCAGGCCAAGGCACAACAGGGGTGTGCGCAATGACGAGGACTTCATGGGGACTCCATTTATAGGTATCGGGTGTGCGGGTCTCGCCGATCCCCGGATCGGCCGCCAAGCGCGTAGCTTTCCGTGGCGCAACATGCCTGCCTAGTGCCGCTCGTCCCGCTTGTGGCGGAGCGACGGCTGTGAACAACGCATGTGGCGCTCCAGACCGGCAGCGGGCTTGACTATACCGGCCAGTTTACAATTTGCTTTGACGAATGGTCTAGCCCTGAATTCTTCGTGTTTTCCTCGCGAAGAGAGCGTGACGGGGTGTGAGGTGGACCGTGCGGCCGCGCATGGTCGCAGCTCCGGCTGGTATCGAGCGCCGGCCGGACTCCACCTTTTCCCGCCTTGGCCTGCCGGTTGCCATCGACGGCACTCGGCGGTGGCGAAAAGCAAAGCAGATACGCGCATGCTGCGACGCAACGGTCTTGGGCCCACGGATGGCATCCGAACGCTCCTTTGATGCGCGCATGCCATGACGCCGACGTGACATCCATGCGACGCATCGAGTCCATGTGCGCATCGCTTCGCTGCGCATGGCGCATGCACATCAGGCGCGCGCACGTGCGCACAAGCTCGATTACCGAACCGCACGCTGAAGTGATTGCCGCAATGCAGGTGGCTATCCCCCGGGGGCGAGCGTATCCTTTTGCGGCTTTTCTGCCCCACCTCCGTCCCACCACAAAATAGATGCCATGAACGCGATTCGTGCGGCCAGCGATAAACCGATCCAGGCGGAAGTTCTGGAAGAACTGAAAAAGAGCGGATTCCCCACCCAGCGCCTTGATGAGGCGCAATTTTTTATCAGCGCTTTCTTTGCTCGCGCCGCCGCGAGCGACGTGGAGCTGCATACCGCGGCCGAATGGGCCGCGCTGATCGCGGATCTGCTCGGCTTCGCGCAGCAGCGCCAGCCCGGCCGCGCCTCGGTGCGCGTGATCAACCCCCAGACCGGTCATGCCGGCCGCAGCGTGGTACAGATCGTCACCGACGACATGCCGTTCCTCGTCGACACGGTGAGCATGATCGTGTCCGCCAAGCTGCAGATCCACGCGGTGATCCATCCCGTGGTGAAGACCGCGCGCGATGCCTCGGGCCGCTTGCAGCGCCTGGGTACGGACGACGGCGCGCCCGAGTCCGTCATGCATTTCGAGATCGACCGCCTGGCCGACGAGGCGGAAATGGCGCAACTGAAGGCGCAGGTCGAATCCTCGCTGGAGGACGTACGCGCCGCCGTGGCCGATTGGGCCCGCATGCGCGACAAGGCGCTGTCCATCGCCGACGACCTGCCCAACCGCCAGCTGCCGCTGAACGCCGAATCGGTGCAAGAGGCTGCCGAATTCCTGCGCTGGCTGGCCGACGACAACTTCACCTTCCTCGGTTACCGCGAATACGAAGTCACCCAGGCCGACGGCGACGAAGTGCTGCGCTCGATCGAGAGCTCGGGCCTGGGCATCCTGCACAAGCAGGAACGTTCGATGGCCCCGCGCTCGCTGCGCAGCCTGGTGGCCAGCGAGCTGCCGCAGTCCGGCTCCACCGACGCGATCATCCTGACCAAGACCAATGCGCGCTCGCACGTGCATCGCCCCGGCCACATGGACTACGTCGGCGTGCTGCGCTTTGACGCCAACGGCAAGCCGGTCGCCGAGCACCGTTTCCTGGGCCTGTTCTCCTCCAATGCCTACATGGCGCGTCCGCAGGACGTGCCGCTGGTGCGCCAGCGCGTGGAGGCGGTGCTGCAGCGCTCCGGCCTGAAGCGCGATTCGTACTCGGGCAAGTCCCTGCGCAACATCCTCGAGACGCTGCCGCGCGACGAGCTGTTCCAGAGCAACGAGGACGAGCTGTACGCCACCGCCCTCGGCATCCTCGACCTGCGTCAGCGCGCCCGCACTCGCCTGTTCGTGCGTCGCGACCGCTACGGCCGCTTCTTCACCTGCATGGTGTTCGTGCCGCGCGAGCGCTTCAACACCACGGTGCGCGAGCGCATCGAAGGCCTGCTGCGCGATGCGCTGCACGGCGAACAGACCGATTCCTCCGTACTCATGGGCGAAGCCGCGCTGGCGCGCCTGCACATCGTGGTGCGTCCGAAGATCGGCGATCACGTGAACTTCGACGCCGTCGCGCTGGAGCAGGGCGTCGCCGCCATCGTGCGCAACTGGCACGACGACCTGCGCGACGCGCTCTGCAAGCTGATGGGCGACCACGATGGCGTGGTGCTCGCGAACCGCTACGGCAAGTCGCTGCCGGCCGGCTACGTGGAAGACGTGCTGCCTGCGGCGGCCGCCGAGGACGTGCGCCAGCTGTCCCTGCTGAAGGGCGACGACGCGGTGCGCATGTCCTTCTATCACCCGGAGCAGCGTCCGGAAGAACTGCGTTTCAAGGTCTATCGCAGCGGCACCGACATCGCGCTGTCCGAAGTGCTGCCGCAGCTGGAGAACCTCGGCCTGCGCGTGCTCACCGAGCACGTCTACGAAGTGAAGACCGGCGGCACGCCGCTGTTCATCCAGGACTTCGAGGTGCAGCCGGTCGGCAACCTCGCTTTCACCGTGGAGCAGGTCGGCTCGTTGTTCGAGGATGCCTTCGAGCACATCTGGCGCGGCAACGCCGAGAACGACGGCTTCAACCGTCTGGTGCTCGGCGCCAAGCTGAGCTGGCGCCAGATCGCCATGCTGCGCGGCTACTGCAAGTATCTGCTGCAGACGGGCGTGGCGTTCTCGCAGAACTACATGGAAGACGCCTTCAACCGCTATCCGGCCATCGCCGGCCTGCTGGTGGAGCTGTTCCTGGCCAAGTTCGACCCTCGTCGCGAGGGCCTGTCGGCCGATGAGCTGAAGAAGGCCGGGGAGGCGCTCTCGGGCGAGATGCGCGCGCTGATTCCGGAAAGCGTACGCACCGCGCATCCGGCTCTCATCGATGGCCTGGTGGCCGCGCTGTCCGCGCCGCGCGCCGAGCAGGGCAAGGTAGTGGAGGAAACCATCGGCGTGCTGCTGGAGAACGTCTCCAGCCTGGACGACGACCGCATCCTGCGCAGTTTCGTGGCGCTGATCCGCGCCACTTTGCGCACCAGCTTCTTCCAGCAATGGGAGGGCGCCTACCGCGGTTACATCAGCTTCAAGTTCGATTCGCACCGCGTGCCCGACTTGCCGAAGCCCGTGCCGTACCGCGAGATCTTCGTGAGCGCGCCGCGCGTGGAAGGCATCCACCTGCGCTTCGGTGCGGTGGCGCGCGGCGGCCTGCGCTGGTCCGACCGACGCGAGGATTTCCGCACCGAAGTGCTGGGCCTGGTGAAGGCGCAGATGGTGAAGAACACGGTGATCGTGCCGGTGGGTTCCAAGGGCGGCTTCGTGGTGAAGCGCCCGCCCGTCGGCGGCGATCGCGACGCGCAGCTGGCCGAGGGCATCGCCTGCTATCGCATGTTCATCAGCGGCCTGCTGGACATCACCGACAACCTGGTGGAAGGCAAAGTGGTGCCGCCGCATGACGTGGTGCGCCACGACGCGGACGATCCGTACCTGGTAGTGGCCGCCGACAAGGGCACGGCGACGTTCTCCGACATCGCCAACGCCATCTCGCTGGAGCACGGCTTCTGGCTGGGCGACGCATTCGCCTCGGGCGGCTCCAACGGCTACGACCACAAGGGCATGGGCATCACCGCCAAGGGGGCGTGGGAATCGGTCAAGCGCCACTTCCGCGCGCTCGGCCGCGACAGCCAGACGCAGGACTTCACCTGCGCGGGCATCGGCGACATGTCCGGCGACGTGTTCGGCAACGGCATGCTGTTGTCGCGTCACATCCGGCTGGTCGCCGCGTTCGACCACCGGCACGTCTTCCTTGACCCGAACCCGGACGCGGAGCGTTCGTTCGTGGAACGCGAACGCATGTTCAAGTTGCCGCGTTCGAGCTGGGACGACTACGACAAGTCGCTGATCTCGGCGGGCGGCGGCATCTACCCGCGTACGCTCAAGGCCATCCCGGTGTCGCCCGAAGTACGCGCCGCGCTTGGCATCAAGGCCGAGGTGACCCAGATGGCGCCGAACGAGCTGCTCAACGCCATCCTCAAGGCACCCGTGGACCTGCTCTGGAACGGCGGCATCGGCACCTACGTGAAGGCGGCGAGCGAGAGCCATGCCGACGTAGGCGACCGCGCCAACAACGGCCTGCGCGTCAACGGCGCGGAGCTGCGCTGCAAGGTGGTGGGCGAGGGCGGCAACCTGGGCTTCACCCAGAAGGGCCGCATCGAGGCTGCCCAGCACGGCGTGCTGCTCAACACGGACTTCATTGACAACTCCGCCGGCGTGGATACCTCCGATCACGAGGTGAACATCAAGATCCTGCTCGATGACGCCGTGCAGCGCGGCGAGCTGGACACCGCCGCGCGCAACCAGCAATTGGCCGCAATGACGGACGAGGTCGGGCAGCTGGTGCTGTGGGACAACTACCGCCAGAACCAGGCGATCACCTTGATGGAGCACCAGTCGGTGCGCCGCCTGGGTTCGATGGCGCACTTCATCCGCCAGCTGGAGAGCGAAGGCCTGCTCGACCGCCAGGTCGAGAACCTGCCCAGCGAGACGGAGCTGACCGAACGCAAGGCACGCGGCCAGGGCCTGACCCGTCCGGAGCTTTCGGTGCTGCTGTCGTACGACAAGATCAAGCTGTACCAGCAGCTGCTCGACTCCGACGTGCCGGAAGACCCGTACCTCTCCAAGGAGCTGGTGCGCTACTTCCCCGAGCCGCTGCACGACAAGTACGCCGAGCACATGCAGCGCCATCGCCTGAAGCGCGAGATCATCGCCACCGCGGTGACCAACTCGACGATCAACCGCATGGGCGCCACCTTCATGATGCGCATGCAGGAGGACACCGGGCAGGGGCCGGCGGCCATCGCCAAGGCTTACACGGCCGCGCGCGAGATCCTCGGTGCGCGCGATCTGTGGGCGGAGATCGAGGCGCTGGACAGCAAGGTGGCCGAGAACACGCAGATCGACGCGATCCTGCAGATCTGGTCGCTGCTGCGCCATCTCACGCGCTGGCTGCTCAACCGTCCGGGCGGCACGCTGGAGAT
It contains:
- a CDS encoding homocysteine S-methyltransferase family protein, with the protein product MSALPWLHPERVAALQAALRERILILDGGMGTMLQGHRLDEEGFRGERFAGGRDGSHEHHHDHPGCDLKGNNDLLTLTKPDIIRGVHEAYLEAGADLVETNTFNSTRISQADYHLEHLAYELNLEGARLARAACDAWTAKTPDKPRFVIGVLGPTSRTASLSPDVNDPGFRNVTFEELAANYTEAASGLMDGGADLIMVETIFDTLNAKAALFALSELFRERGARLPVMISGTITDRSGRTLSGQTAEAFYYSVAHARPLSVGLNCALGAADLRPHVQTLATVADCFVSTHPNAGLPNAFGEYDETPEQMAAVIGGFAREGLLNLVGGCCGTTPAHIQAIADAVRGCAPRALHSTDDTAQAA
- a CDS encoding metalloregulator ArsR/SmtB family transcription factor produces the protein MDLATASSVLRLLADPTRVRLLALLEREELTVAELAAVLRLAQPRVSTHLAKLKEAELVRDRRAGVSAYYRANAEGDERQHDLIRSLRDSIDDALLREDAARLPAVLAQRASEAGWADTVAGDMERHYSPGRTWETLARSLLQLLETGDVLDIASGDGITAELLAPHARSIVCVDSSERVAEAAAQRLKPFANVEVRQGDMHALDLGERRFDLVLMLHALTYAEHPAKAVAEASRLLRPGGRLLAVTLGKHDHRAVVEPFDHRNLGFSQDELSGHARRAGLEVISCTRLSRERKAPHFEVISLLARKP
- a CDS encoding acyl-CoA dehydrogenase family protein, with the protein product MDFSFTEDQLSIQSIARDFAQKRIVPVAAELDAKGEFPLDNIREMGQLGLMGIEVPHEYGGAGMDPIAYVLAMIEIAAADAATSTIMSVNNSLFCNGILKHGTEEQKQKFVRAIAQGEAIGAYALTEPQSGSDASAMHTRATKNANGDWVINGKKSWITSGPVARYIILFAITTPGIGAKGVSAFLIDTQLPGFHAGKTEPKLGIRASATCEIEFTDYVCPKDCLLGDEGKGFSIAMGVLDAGRIGIASQAVGIARAAYEATLQWSRDRKAFGQAIGSFQMTQAKIADMKCKLDAATLLTLRAAWTKGQAEKNGGRFGTEASVAKLVASEAAMWIAHQAVQIHGGMGYSKEMPLERYFRDAKITEIYEGTSEIQRLVIARAETGLR
- a CDS encoding efflux RND transporter permease subunit, with amino-acid sequence MPSFFIDRPIFAWVVAILITMVGTIAMLNMGIESYPNIAPPQVVVSATFPGANADTVEKNVTQVIEQQLTGIDHLLYFSSSSNANGSATITLTFETGTNPDIAQVQVQNKVSLAQPRLPTAVTQQGVVVAKNNPDFLMFVSLVSTNPEIDGNRLADIIASQVADQVGRIPGVGSTRVIGAEYAVRIWLNPDKLQGYGLSASAVRDAVAAQNVQFAAGSLGADPAPADQGFTATVSAEGRFSSPEQFGGIILRANSDGTVVRLSDVARVSFGPQTYGLVSTWNGQPVGGLGVQLLPGANALDVATAVRAKMDELARDFPQGVSWFAPYDTTPFVKVSINEVVHTLVEAIILVFLVMLIFLQNIRATIIPTLVIPVALLGTFIGLIGLGFTINQLTLFGMVLAIGIVVDDAIVVIENVERIMTEEHLPPKEATRKAMSQITGAVVAITVVLAAVFVPSALQAGASGVIYKQFALTIAVSMGFSAFLALSFTPALCATMLKPTHDEKKNVVYRGFNRMFDWVTHTYSGHISSAARHAPRWMIMFALIAALAGFLYTKLPTSFVPSEDQGFALAIVNLPPGATIKRTEQVMAEMRERLKNSPLNDSIVGMYQISGFSFVGQSESAGMAFIKLKDWSERKITADELILQANGVLHGIRDAQIFVVNLPTIRGLSQFGGIDMYLQARAGQSHGELMQAMGMVLGKSQGNPALLGTRPNSLPDAPLWDIKVDRVQAESMGLSVSDVYTAIQLTLAPIYVNDFVYGGRVKRVYMQADQPFRMGPDALQHVFSPSSLANAGTNGTTRSATNPYNMIPISSVVHSDWGTGSPALTRYNGYAAVEIVASEGKGYSTGQAMAALQNIVDNDLPKGFGADWTGQSYQEILAGNSATLLLVLSIVIVFLCLAALYESWSIPVAVLLVVPLGLLGTVVFSMLRGLPNDMYFKIGMITVIGLAAKNAILIVEFAVEQQQQGKSLFDAVVTASRLRLRPILMTSMAFILGVFPLAISTGAGANSRHSIGTGVIGGMLFATFLGLLLIPVFYVVVRRALGDKLDEASRNLPHHGGGDGDMKPFDSDPRRGH